ACTGCGTTTTTCAAAAAGGGAAAAAAATTATACTTTCATGAGAAGCACGAAAGCACAGATTTACTTCCACGAGAAACACAACAATGTttcttgaaaaggaaaaaaatatatgtTTCCACGAGTGCTTCTAGTGGATGCACAGATGTGCTTCCTTGTTTCTTGAAAAGGGGAAAAGGGTGATAAATTGCAACCATGCTTCCTGGCTTTGGTTTTGTCTTTCTGTTTTTTTGTTACCcatattttttttgctattttattttatgtttttcgTGAAAAAGCGTTCGTCGAAACCTAATAACATagaatctagttttgaagatctcaacacAAGAAATCCAACGATGAAAATGGTTTGGGATTTGGTTGCACAGTTCAAGAAATAAAATGGTTTGAGTAAAGGAATCTATGAAAAAGGGGAGAACACCGAAGTTTCTATAAGCAATACATCACTTGTCAGTGCTGAGAAGGTGTGGATGACCTTTGCAAGAGATACCCCTTAACTAATGACAATTGAGAACTGGAACCAGCGCATCACCTTCTAACCCAGCTTAAGCAGGCCTGCATTTCTTTTAATACAAAGAATAGTATCACtaaaaatagaggaagaattgggGGAAGAGGagtgatgcgtccattttgcatcatgcttttatgtcaatatttattgtattatgcactagtagaaaacggagctttaaaaccgatttgtaagggcctttagtgccggttatggaaccggcactaaagtgtgggcactaaaggccccccgctttagtaccggttcgacacgaaccggcgctaaagtgccaccacgtggcgtgagctcacgccctagtatgggggacctttagtaccggttggtgttaccaaccggtactaaaggtttttttttgaatttttttttgaaaattttggaaaaagaaaatttgatttttagtttttctgaattatttgatgatttagtctctaatcacctctcttaactgctcaagtgtggatcactcattccaaatcatctaactttccgaccggtcacccatccctctcactactccagcccgagcacgcttaactttcgggttctattctccttcgtttccaagtctgcacttgttgttttcctgacaatagtaagatgtcaatcctattaaccctcaggagtttagcttgagcatgaagtcacacatttcaccgtttgagtttgaaactattattctaaaaaaaacagtaattatttagtaacgctaatatttcttgaataagtttgaccatattttgaccatagtttgaccaaaattcaaaaaattgaaataattatttagtaacactaatattcttgaataattatgtagtaacattaatacttcttgaataagtagtttgaccaaatttaaccaattttttttaaaaaaactgaaatttgaccatatctttttttccttttcgaatttgaggattctaaaaaattccaaacaggtcgtaggcggtctccatcggatgcggattttcatgctgaattttttgatatattatacgtttttttccgacatcgtatgcaaaagttatagccgttttacatttttccctacactttttgcaaaacatgtccaaatctaagttttcaaattttcctaactaatagatatagtaatataactacctctcgaaggattttatttttttgaagtttttatcattttcttttgattttttcaaaactgaaatggcgatacacggggggaggggggtagagtttgaaaattggcccctttagtaccggttcgtggcacgaagcggtactaaaggcttgtcccctttagtatcggttcgtggcacgaaccggtactataggttagacctttagtaccggttggtaacacaaaccggtactaaaggggctcgtggggacccggcctgacgccagcctgccactaccccttttactaccggttcgtggcacgaacgggtactaaaggctcaacacgaaccggtactattgatcgcagccacgaaccggcactattgatcacattagtgccgttttttttacaaaccggcactaatgtgcttcacatttgaccctttttctactagtgatgggctgttattacacattatatctcaatacttatggctattctctcttattttacatggtttatcatgaagagggggaatgccggcagctggaattctggctgaaaaaggagcaaacattggaaatctattctgcacaaccccaaaagttctgaaactccacgaaacaactttttggaattaataagaatttctaagcaaaagaaatacaccaggggggccacaccctgtccaggagacagggggcgcgccccctatctcctgggccccctggtgggcctccggtgtccatcttctgctatatcatcgctcttaccctggaaaaaatcgtgggcaagcttacgggacgaaactccgccgccacgaggcggaaccttggcggaatcaatctagggctctggcggagctgttctgccggggacacttccctccggaagggggaaatcatcatcaacgtcatcaccaacgatcctctcatcgggagagggtcaatctccatcaacatcttcaccagcaccatctcctctcaaaaccctagttcatctcttgtatccaatcttgtatcaaaccacaaattggtacctgtgggttgctagtagtgttgattactccttgtaattgatgctaattggtttacttggtggaagatcatatgttcagatcctttatgcatattattactcatctgattatgaacatgaatatgctttgtgagtagttacgtttgttcctgaggacatgggtgaagtcttgctattagtagtcatgtgaatttggtattcgttcgatattttgatgagatgtatgttgtcttttcctctagtggtgttatgtgaacgtcgactacatgacacttcaccattatttgggcctagaggaaggcatggggaagtaataagtagatgatgggttgctagagtgacagaagcttaaaccctagtttatgcattgcttcgttaggggctgtaatggatccatatgtttaatgttatggttaggtttaccttaatacttcttttgtagttgtggacgcttgcaataggggttaatcataagtgggatgcttgtccaagtaagggcagtacccaagtaccggtccacccacatatcaaattatcaaagtaccgaacgcgaatcatatgaacgtaatgaaaactagcttgacgataattcccatgtgtcctcgggagctcctttctcattattagaaattgtccagacttatcctttgctacataaaggattgggccaccttgctgcactttacttattttatttacttgttactcgttactatttatcttatcacaaaactatctatcacctacaatttcagtgcttgcagagaaaatcttactgaaaaccgtttatcatttccttctgctcctcgttgggttcgacactcttacttatcaaaaggactatgattgatcccatacacttgtgggtcatcaaggagatGCAGCAAAAAGGGAGAATTGGAAAAACTGAAACCTaagcattgttggggaacgtagcagaaattcaaaattttcctacgaatcaccaagatctatctatggagagactagcaacgagagagaggagagtgcatctacatacccttgtagatcactaagcggaagcgttcaagtgaacggggttgatggagtcgtactcgtcgtgatccaaatcaccgacgatcctagcgccgaatagacggtacctccgcgttcaacacacatacggttgggagagacatctcctccttcttgatccagcaaggggaggagaggttgatggagatccagcagcacgacggcgtggtggtggaagtagcgggatcccggcagggcttcgccaagcgcaagcggggaggaagaggtgtcacgggagagagggaggcgccagggactcaggtgcggctgccctccctcccctccactatatataggggcctagggggggcgccgcccccttgtagatcccatctagggagggggcggcggccctaggggtggcttggcctccaagccaagtggaggcgcccccaccccttagggtttctaaccctaggcgcatgggaggcccaaggggagcgcaccagcccatcaggggctggttcccacgccccctcagcctatggggccctctgggataggtggccccatcggatggacccccgggaccctttcggtggtcccggtacaataccgatgacccccgaaactttcccggtggccgaaactggacttcttatatataaatctttacctccggaccactccggaactcctcgtgacgttcgggatctcatccgggactccgaacaacatttgggttaccgcatactattatctctacaaccctagtgtcaccgaaccttaagtgtgtagaccctacgggttcgggaaccatgcagacatgaccgagacaactctccggccaataaccaacagcgggatctggatacccatgttggctcccacatgttccacgatgatctcatcggatgaaccacgatgtcaaggactcaatcaatcccgtatacaattccctttgtctagcggtattgtacttgcccgagattcgatcgtcggtatgccgataccttgttcaatctcgttgccggcaagtctctttactcgttccgtaacacatcatcccgcgatcaaccccttggtcacattgtgcacattatgatgatgtcctaccgagtgggcccagagatacctctccgtcaaccagagtgacaaatcccagtctcgattcgtgccaacccaacagacactttcggagatacttgtagtgcacctttatagccacccagttacgttgtgacgtttggtacacccaaagcattcctacggtatccgggagttgcacaatctcatggtctaaggaaatgatacttgacattagaaaaactttagcatacgaactacacgatctttgtgctaggcttaggattgggtcttgtccatcacatcattctcctaatgatgtgatcctgttatcaacgacatccaatgcccatggtcaggaaaccgtaaccatctattgatcaacgagctagtcaactagagacttactagggacatggtgttgtctacgtacccacacatgtatctgagtttcctatcaatacaattatagcatggataataaacgattatcatgaacaagaaaatataataataataaccaatttattattgcctctagggcatatttccaacaagcatcACCTAGCGCTGCTGCGCCAGAGAATGGTTTGCCAATGAGCAGAGTGGGAAAGGAGCACCGGCAAGGTTGGGATTATATGGGTTGCATGAATTGAATGAAAAATATGAATCACCAATGGAAACTGACCCGCCCGGAGCATCGAATGGCATTACTGGTATTAAACTCTCAATAAAGCGTCCTTGCCGATATAAATTCATGGCTGTTCCTCGCCGCACACCATCCAGCTGCGCTATGGAACCTAAGGATCGACAAGCCGCTGTATGTCACGTCCGTGCAACCGAATGGACCGAGTAGGCGAATCCGTCGTGTCGGTGGAAATCTAGCGCAGTCGCCATAGCAGTCCAAGCCCCCGCATCGGTCGGCACCCAGTTCGGAGGTGCAGCCACGGCTGCGAGCGAAAGAGATCAAGGTCCCGAGCGTCCAGTGTTTTGGGTTCTCCACTTTTGCCCTGGACGGGATCAGAgtacaggcccagtaggcccagtTGAATCTATGATGCCCCAAAAATCCACGGGAGCAGCGGCCCGAGATGGCTAGCACTCGTCATGAAGCCTCTACGCGCCATTTGGGTGCAATTAAGAGCAAATTCGACGGCCAAAAACGACTAGAAGTGACGATCCAACGATTTAAAATGCTGATGGCCTGACAGGGCTGGGAGGGTGCTCAGTTTTAATGTATCTAAAATTTGCTAAATTTAATGTGTCATAGTGGCTTGTTCTGGCCGCCTGCGTAGCTTGAGGTCATCGTTCTAAGTCTAGCAGCCACCATTTCCGTGCAAAATTTTCCTTTCTTCCGACATGTGGGCGTAGTGGTCAGAGACTTGTACTGAGCAAGCCATCATTTGGTAGTGGGTCTCACGCCATTTGTGCGCGCTAACCGACATATAGGTGCCACGTCTGTATATTTTACTTCTAGTGAAGGGATTTGCGTCAATTTCCACCCTTGTGGCAAGTTTTATAATCAGTTTAATGTATTTTTCAAGTTCAGACACTAAAGTGAATATGGATCATAAGTTTATGCGTCACTGATGTAAATacctcttttttattatttttaggcAAAAAATACCTCTTGTTGTGAATTTATTCATCAGTCCAAGTCACCTGGCAGTTTATTCTCGGGCTTGTTTCTGCAATTCAAGGTCATGCCGATACACGGGAAGCCGTGCCATTCCCAGCTTTCTGGTGGCGTGCTGACGCGACGCGGTTTCGCGTCCAAACCGTGTGTTGGTCCGCTGCCTCCTTTGGAACGCTTTTCCCGCCTCATCTTATCTTGGTCGGGTCGCTTTCCGTCGCCCGTCCGGCGGTGTAGCAGAGGCCCCTGTTGCCGTGGTGATGGACCAGGATTCATCATCGGGAGAGACGTGCTGCGAACCTCGCTGTTGTCGCCGGCTTCCATCGGTCGTTGTCTGCGCCAGCCACACTTGCAGTCAAACTCGCACGCCGTTACCTATTCGTTCGTTCTTACATTTTCTAGAAGCATCAAGCATGTAGTACCCATCGCAAATCACAAAGAAAAGATAAACGTCCGGTGTGATTACATGTGCGGATAGATGGTGCTAGGATGTTCCAGTTCTAAACGCATGTCGTACGAACAAATCAAAGAAACTTGCCGGCAAAAAAGCAAATCAAGGAACATGTAGTACAATTCGTGCGCAAGCAAAACATAAGATCCGTGCAGTGTTGCCGAGGCTCCAAAAATCCTTGCATTTATATATTTACTGGCCTAAGTTTGGATGGGTTTTGAATGAATGCAAAGAAAACCTATTTACCGGcctaaggaacggagggagtaacaaagaAAGCCAAAAGTGAGCCTGACGTCTGGATGAGCAAAAGTAGAACCAGTGCAGTTTTGGTGAAGGAAAATGATAATAAACACGACGAAACTGAATAGTGTAACATTTTACCCGTTCGTCCCAAGGCGCCCCTCCGCCCACCGGCAGAGAACTTCCAGAAACAGCACGACCGGATAGATCCCGCCCGCGCCCCTATTTATACCCTGCCCGCTCATTCGCCTCCCGCATCACCCAACAGCACCCAAGCAGAGCACAGCAGAGCAGAGCATTCGGCTCCTCCATTTCACGGCGTGAAGGCAGGGACACGGCGAGCATGGGGTCGAGGTACGAGGTGGAGGTGACGGTGGGCTCGGCGCGGGACCTCAAGAACGTCAACTGGCGCAACGGCGACCTGCAGCCCTACGCCGTGCTCTGGGTCGACGACGGCCCCAAGTGCTCCTCCCGCGTCGACCTGGACAACGGCGAGAGCCCCGAGTGGGACGAGAAGCTCACCGTCCCGCTCCCGCCGTCCACCACCCGCCTCGAGGACGCGGTGCTCCACATCGACGTCGTCCACGCCAACGCCGCCGAGGGCACCAAGCCGCTCGTGGGGTCCGCGCGCCTGCCGCTGCGCGACGTCCTCGACGACGCCGGGCTCGGCGGCCGAGCGTCCCGCTCGCTCCGCCTCAAGCGCCCCTCGGGCCGGCCCCAGGGCCGCGTCGACGTCCGCGTCGCCGTCCGCGAGACCGCCCGCTACTACGACCCCGCCTACCCGCCGCCCTACGGCCAGAGCCAGTCCCAGTCCCGCGACCCCTACGCGGCCCCGGCGCCGTACGGCTCGGGCGGGTACGGgtacggccagcagcagcagccgtACGCCGCGCCGCCGTCCGGCTACCCGGCCGCCTACGGCGCGGCCGTTCCCCCGCAGTCCGCCGGGTACCCTGCTGCCTACGGCGGCGCGCAGCCGGCGTACGGCGCTGCGGCTCCTGCCCCCGCGTACGGGTCGGGCGGGTACGGGTCGGGGTCGATGAATGACCCTGCGAAGAAGAAGGGGATGGGGATGGGGGCGGGGCTGGcggtgggcgcggcggcgggggtgCTGGGCGGGCTGGCGCTGGCGGAAGG
Above is a window of Triticum aestivum cultivar Chinese Spring chromosome 6B, IWGSC CS RefSeq v2.1, whole genome shotgun sequence DNA encoding:
- the LOC123136258 gene encoding protein SRC2 homolog produces the protein MGSRYEVEVTVGSARDLKNVNWRNGDLQPYAVLWVDDGPKCSSRVDLDNGESPEWDEKLTVPLPPSTTRLEDAVLHIDVVHANAAEGTKPLVGSARLPLRDVLDDAGLGGRASRSLRLKRPSGRPQGRVDVRVAVRETARYYDPAYPPPYGQSQSQSRDPYAAPAPYGSGGYGYGQQQQPYAAPPSGYPAAYGAAVPPQSAGYPAAYGGAQPAYGAAAPAPAYGSGGYGSGSMNDPAKKKGMGMGAGLAVGAAAGVLGGLALAEGASYLEDKFEDDVAEKVEDDLAGGGYDDDDY